One Helianthus annuus cultivar XRQ/B chromosome 12, HanXRQr2.0-SUNRISE, whole genome shotgun sequence genomic region harbors:
- the LOC110896750 gene encoding uncharacterized protein LOC110896750 — protein sequence MGCLDSLCGVQSLDEKDSRNHNDVKDDSFSTGYSLKSREFCVRVLHAGGKEDLYPHSVKASQLIKNYPGMCIAWPAVFKNPNESVLSATDILLPGHKYYLVPVTTLKKLKKKYAAKENKLTGETGPDKSDNSVSSKDYNVVKERRCRRIVKKDIQSNRKRVPPVVKSKSTRGSDWEPSLTSIQELSL from the coding sequence ATGGGGTGTTTAGATTCACTCTGTGGAGTCCAGTCACTGGACGAAAAAGATTCAAGAAACCATAACGACGTTAAAGATGATTCCTTTTCAACTGGGTATAGTCTAAAATCACGGGAGTTTTGCGTTAGAGTTCTTCATGCAGGCGGGAAAGAAGATCTTTACCCACATTCTGTTAAAGCTTCTCAACTAATCAAGAACTACCCGGGGATGTGTATTGCATGGCCTGCGGTTTTCAAGAATCCTAATGAAAGTGTTTTATCAGCAACGGATATACTGTTGCCCGGACACAAGTACTATTTAGTCCCTGTGACGACGTTAAAGAAGTTGAAAAAGAAATACGCTGCAAAAGAGAATAAGTTGACGGGAGAAACCGGTCCTGACAAGTCTGATAACTCCGTTAGTTCAAAAGATTACAATGTTGTTAAAGAGAGGCGGTGTAGACGCATAGTTAAGAAAGATATACAATCAAACAGAAAACGTGTGCCGCCAGTCGTGAAGTCAAAGTCAACACGGGGATCTGACTGGGAGCCCAGTTTAACCTCGATTCAAGAACTCTCTCTATGA
- the LOC110895091 gene encoding AP-1 complex subunit mu-2: protein MAGAASALFLLDIKGRVLVWRDYRGDVSAVQAERFFTKLIEKEGDQDAQDPVVYDNGVTYMFVQHNNVYLMTASRQNCNAASLLLFLHRVVDVFKHYFEELEEESLRDNFVVVYELLDEMMDFGYPQFTEAKILSEFIKTDAYRMEVTQRPPMAVTNAVSWRSEGIRYKKNEVFLDVVESVNILVNSNGQIVRSEVVGALKMRTYLSGMPECKLGLNDRVLLEAQGRSSKGKAIDLDDIKFHQCVRLARFENDRTISFVPPDGAFDLMTYRLSTQVKPLIWVEAQIERHSRSRMEITVKARSQFKERSTATNVEIELPVPADATNPNVRTSMGSAAYAPESDALSWKIKSFPGGKEYMLRAEFKLPSITAEEAAPERKAPIRVKFEIPYFTVSGIQVRYLKIIEKSGYQALPWVRYITMAGEYELRLM from the exons ATGGCAGGGGCGGCCTCTGCGCTGTTCCTTCTCGACATCAAAGGCCGTGTTCTGGTGTGGCGCGACTACCGAGGCGATGTTTCTGCAGTGCAGGCTGAGCGGTTCTTCACTAAACTCATAGAGAAAGAG GGTGATCAAGACGCTCAAGATCCTGTTGTATATGATAATGGTGTCACCTATATGTTTGTACAACACAACAATGTATATCTGATGACTGCATCGAGGCAAAACTGTAATGCTGCTAGCCTTCTCCTGTTTCTACATCGTGTAGTTGAT GTATTTAAGCATTACTTTGAGGAACTAGAGGAGGAATCACTTAGGGACAACTTTGTGGTCGTG TATGAATTGCTTGATGAAATGATGGACTTTGGTTACCCTCAATTCACGGAAGCTAAAATTCTCAGCGAGTTTATCAAGACCGATGCTTACAGGATGGAAGTTACACAGAGGCCTCCTATGGCTGTCACAAATGCAGTGTCTTGGCGTAGTGAAGGGATACGATACAAGAAGAATGAG GTGTTTTTGGATGTTGTGGAGAGTGTGAATATACTCGTCAACAGTAACGGTCAAATAGTTAGGTCAGAGGTTGTTGGGGCGCTGAAGATGAGAACTTATCTGAG TGGTATGCCTGAGTGTAAACTTGGGCTGAACGATAGAGTACTATTGGAGGCACAAGGACGATCTTCTAAGGGAAAAGCTATTGACTTGGATGACATCAAGTTTCATCA GTGCGTGCGTTTGGCCCGTTTTGAAAATGACCGGACGATATCTTTTGTACCTCCTGATGGAGCTTTTGACCTCATGACATATCGACTAAGTACTCAG GTAAAGCCTCTAATATGGGTGGAAGCTCAAATTGAAAGGCATTCTAGAAGCCGTATGGAAATAACCGTGAAAGCACGGAGCCAATTTAAGGAGCGTAG CACTGCAACAAATGTTGAGATTGAATTACCTGTGCCTGCTGATGCAACCAATCCAAATGTTAGGACTTCCATGGGATCAGCTGCCTATGCACCAGAAAGCGATGCCCTTAGCTGGAAAATAAAATCATTTCCAGGTGGCAAG GAATACATGTTGAGAGCAGAGTTCAAACTTCCTAGTATAACAGCGGAAGAAGCAGCCCCGGAGAGAAAAGCTCCTATTCGTGTGAAGTTTGAGATACCATATTTTACAGTTTCAGGAATACAG